From a region of the Panicum virgatum strain AP13 chromosome 2K, P.virgatum_v5, whole genome shotgun sequence genome:
- the LOC120696185 gene encoding GDSL esterase/lipase At4g10955-like encodes MDSGEEFSIIGPRHLMAVTSPTKTIEIDWDNEEHRRCITASLVKGTYVLESERTKLREAADDDDTCVPLAPAWWESFHFRQLRVLKCECECVFCMIGRRIEIELGRQRFIYGAIFEYAPPGGSPRHPSAPSYVVAFRGTMRRDATTLCDMRLDLRILLNAHRGCGRFSHAREEVGKLFPDSMTSGGGATVVVNGAGGSCSVWLAGHSLGASIALDVGRDMMAKRELNIPTFLFNPPQVSLPAAMNDNLPMAKVAKSVVISSSYILKHGLGIILEPHKRNMEEQFEQLSPWVPNLYVHQRDIICKGFIDYFEQRERMQKLLPCVAVSGSTLSYRDMCRAVLGMQNERPHLLPSAMLCKNQSSVGDPHELRQWWQPQGPELVLTHKAYKWPA; translated from the exons ATGGATTCAGGCGAGGAATTCTCCATCATCGGCCCGAGGCATTTGATGGCAGTAACTTCTCCGACAAAGACAATTGAGATAGACTG GGACAACGAGGAGCATCGCCGCTGCATCACCGCCTCTCTTGTTAAAGGCACTTACGTTCTGGAGAGCGAGCGAACCAAGTTGCGCGAggccgccgacgacgacgacacatGCGTGCCGCTCGCGCCGGCGTGGTGGGAGAGCTTCCACTTCCGCCAGCTTCGCGTGCTTAAGTGTGAGTGCGAATGCGTCTTTTGCATGATCGGCCGGCGCATCGAGATCGAATTAGGAAGGCAGCGCTTCATCTACGGCGCCATCTTCGAGTACGCGCCACCGGGCGGCTCGCCCCGCCACCCGTCGGCCCCGAGCTACGTCGTCGCCTTCCGGGGCACCATGCGACGGGATGCCACAACTTTGTGCGACATGCGCCTCGACCTCAGAATCCTGCTCAACGCGCACCGCGGCTGCGGCCGCTTCAGCCAtgcgcgcgaggaggtcggGAAATTATTCCCCGACTCCAtgaccagcggcggcggcgccaccgtcgtcgtcaatggcgccggcggcagctgcTCGGTGTGGCTGGCGGGGCACTCGCTTGGCGCGTCCATAGCGCTGGACGTGGGGCGCGATATGATGGCCAAAAGGGAGCTGAACATCCCGACCTTCCTATTCAACCCACCACAGGTATCGCTGCCTGCGGCGATGAACGACAACCTGCCCATGGCGAAGGTGGCGAAGAGCGTTGTGATCTCCTCGAGCTACATCCTCAAGCACGGACTGGGGATAATCCTCGAGCCCCACAAGAGGAACATGGAGGAACAGTTCGAGCAGCTGTCGCCGTGGGTGCCCAACTTGTACGTGCACCAGCGGGACATCATCTGCAAGGGCTTCATCGACTACTTCGAGCAGCGGGAGCGGATGCAGAAGCTGTTGCCCTGCGTGGCCGTGTCGGGCTCCACGCTGTCCTACCGGGACATGTGCCGCGCTGTGCTCGGCATGCAGAACGAACGGCCGCACCTCCTGCCATCCGCGATGCTGTGCAAGAACCAGAGCTCAGTGGGTGACCCGCACGAGCTCCGGCAGTGGTGGCAGCCACAAGGCCCGGaactagtgttgacccacaAGGCATACAAATGGCCTGCTTAA